One Bdellovibrio bacteriovorus str. Tiberius DNA segment encodes these proteins:
- a CDS encoding YebC/PmpR family DNA-binding transcriptional regulator — MGKSWKTAGKVEKAQQKGQIFTKLAREIAVAAKAGGPDPNANARLRLAVDAAKKVSCPNDTIERAIKKGAGLLDDGKVIEELTYEGYGPHGVGVIVECQTDNKHRTAPDMRHAFKSHEGSMGETGSVAWMFDRVGLIEGTKDGSFDPDEEAIEAGANEVSADEGTYEFFTAADDLDAVREALTSRGWKITKGELSYKAKNITELSDEQRKDVAEFLNYLDDMDDTHRVHATI; from the coding sequence ATGGGTAAATCATGGAAAACCGCCGGTAAAGTTGAGAAAGCTCAACAAAAAGGCCAAATATTCACCAAACTTGCGCGCGAGATTGCCGTTGCTGCAAAAGCTGGTGGCCCTGATCCCAATGCCAATGCCCGTCTTCGTCTGGCTGTGGATGCAGCTAAAAAAGTTTCCTGCCCGAATGACACTATCGAACGCGCCATCAAAAAAGGTGCGGGTCTTCTGGATGACGGCAAGGTGATCGAAGAGCTGACCTATGAAGGCTATGGCCCTCATGGAGTTGGTGTCATCGTAGAGTGCCAAACGGACAACAAACACAGAACGGCTCCGGACATGCGTCACGCCTTCAAATCCCACGAAGGGAGCATGGGTGAAACCGGCTCTGTTGCATGGATGTTTGATCGCGTGGGCCTGATTGAAGGCACTAAGGACGGATCGTTTGATCCGGATGAAGAAGCCATCGAAGCTGGCGCCAATGAAGTTTCTGCTGACGAAGGCACTTATGAGTTCTTCACTGCCGCTGACGATCTGGATGCGGTTCGTGAAGCACTGACTTCCCGTGGTTGGAAAATCACCAAAGGGGAGCTGTCTTACAAAGCCAAGAACATCACGGAACTTTCTGACGAACAAAGAAAAGACGTCGCAGAGTTCCTGAACTATCTTGACGATATGGACGACACTCACCGCGTTCACGCAACAATTTAA
- a CDS encoding DUF455 family protein translates to MFSFLVPDVWEKIDNIEKSCEEAFKLTQPWTQMPEDPARDVLLLHPKLHPPKKGFSSAEGQARMLHDLANIELQAMELGVRTLTEFPDAPQGFKEELVAITINESEHLRMCLEGIESLGFKWGDWPVHSALWRAVGAEDTLLDRILIVHRYLEGSGLDAGDTLIRRLEGLGSNGPIQKIVKQINHDEIGHVNFGSEWYREICRQEKMDAGEDFFKRMADLRLRLPKRIEPVNRVLRSKAGFTDEEIQYFENLRLDFMNKDKKP, encoded by the coding sequence ATGTTCAGTTTTTTGGTCCCTGATGTGTGGGAAAAAATAGACAATATCGAAAAATCCTGTGAGGAAGCATTTAAACTCACTCAACCCTGGACTCAGATGCCTGAAGATCCGGCAAGGGACGTCCTTTTGCTGCATCCAAAGCTTCACCCCCCGAAAAAGGGCTTTTCTTCTGCTGAAGGGCAGGCCCGCATGCTGCACGACCTGGCCAATATCGAACTTCAGGCCATGGAGCTGGGTGTAAGAACCCTGACCGAGTTCCCGGACGCCCCCCAGGGCTTCAAAGAAGAGCTGGTGGCCATCACCATCAATGAATCCGAACATCTGCGCATGTGCCTGGAGGGTATTGAATCCCTGGGGTTTAAATGGGGCGATTGGCCGGTGCACTCCGCACTTTGGCGTGCGGTCGGTGCTGAAGACACCTTGTTGGATCGTATCCTGATCGTGCATCGTTATCTTGAAGGCAGCGGCCTGGATGCCGGGGATACTTTGATCCGCCGTCTGGAAGGCCTGGGGTCGAATGGCCCGATTCAAAAGATCGTAAAACAGATCAATCACGACGAAATTGGCCATGTTAATTTTGGTTCTGAATGGTACCGCGAAATCTGCCGTCAGGAAAAGATGGATGCCGGCGAGGACTTCTTTAAGCGCATGGCGGATTTGCGTCTGCGTTTGCCCAAGCGAATTGAGCCGGTGAACCGCGTTTTACGCTCCAAGGCCGGTTTCACGGATGAAGAGATTCAGTATTTTGAAAACCTGCGCCTTGATTTCATGAACAAGGACAAAAAGCCCTAA
- a CDS encoding lipid A deacylase LpxR family protein, translating to MIRALLLAALVFAGFNPLAIAASKGESYSATIENDTRRMGGPNSDDDYSSGFRFAYIYAEDTIPSWAPTLTEWSQGLKKELEQSTTNFGISLNQKIYTPENTDTKEPILDDRPYAAWLYLGFTANYKTETHSHSLELDIGIVGPPAMGEQVQNGFHHIVDVPEAQGWDNQIDTEPIVQASYFQKVRFVDVLDKTTGRMFDVIPYVGGSLGNALVAAHTGVIGRLGVNIPNDFGPTRPSASDGDMIKDPRESKADLPWRAYVYGAARGNLVGHNIFIDGSIFHNGPHVTRKPFVAETEFGYGVQYMNFSFIWRFVTVSPEFEERDNFHSFASMTLSYYHDLD from the coding sequence TTGATTAGGGCATTGCTGCTGGCTGCATTGGTTTTTGCAGGATTCAACCCGCTGGCGATCGCAGCCAGCAAAGGGGAATCCTACAGCGCAACGATTGAAAACGACACCCGCCGCATGGGCGGACCGAACTCCGATGATGATTATTCAAGCGGTTTTAGATTTGCTTACATCTATGCCGAAGACACCATTCCATCCTGGGCACCCACTTTGACGGAGTGGTCACAGGGACTCAAGAAGGAACTTGAGCAATCAACCACCAACTTCGGCATTTCCCTGAATCAGAAAATCTACACTCCGGAAAACACCGACACCAAAGAACCTATTCTGGATGACCGCCCCTATGCGGCCTGGCTGTACCTGGGGTTTACAGCAAACTACAAAACCGAAACCCACAGCCACAGCCTGGAGCTTGATATCGGTATCGTCGGGCCTCCGGCCATGGGCGAACAGGTTCAAAATGGATTCCACCACATTGTCGATGTGCCCGAAGCACAAGGCTGGGACAATCAAATCGACACCGAGCCGATCGTGCAGGCTTCCTACTTTCAGAAAGTGCGCTTTGTCGATGTGCTGGATAAAACCACCGGCCGCATGTTTGACGTGATTCCCTATGTCGGAGGATCCCTGGGCAATGCCCTGGTTGCTGCACACACCGGCGTGATTGGACGACTGGGAGTCAATATACCGAACGACTTTGGTCCCACCCGCCCCTCAGCTTCAGATGGTGACATGATCAAAGATCCACGCGAAAGCAAAGCCGATCTGCCATGGCGGGCATATGTTTACGGTGCCGCCCGCGGAAATCTGGTGGGGCATAACATCTTTATCGACGGCAGTATCTTTCACAACGGCCCGCATGTGACCCGCAAACCCTTTGTCGCCGAAACGGAATTTGGTTACGGTGTGCAGTACATGAACTTCAGCTTTATCTGGAGATTTGTGACCGTTTCACCCGAGTTTGAAGAACGAGACAACTTCCACAGCTTCGCGTCCATGACCTTGTCGTATTACCACGATCTGGATTAG
- a CDS encoding pseudouridine synthase, whose product MSEDNKVRLSKLMAEKGICSRREADDYISRGLVMVNGEIIDQLGTKVSPDVKITLEAQALKQQKRLATILLNKPVGYVSAQPEPPYQPAIKLITAQNQFGNSKTRLKEEHFKGLAVAGRLDIDSQGLLLFTQDGRIAKKIIGEESKVEKEYIVRVQGQLPPDKLKLLNFGLSLDGKKLKPAKVEWLNEDQLRFVLQEGKKRQIRRMCELVGLKVTGLKRVRIGKIRLGQLPEGQWRFLEEDERLD is encoded by the coding sequence ATGAGCGAAGACAATAAAGTACGCCTTTCCAAATTGATGGCTGAAAAAGGCATCTGTTCCCGCCGCGAGGCTGATGATTATATTTCCCGCGGGCTGGTGATGGTCAACGGCGAGATCATCGATCAGCTGGGCACCAAGGTCAGCCCGGATGTAAAGATCACACTGGAAGCTCAGGCGCTGAAACAACAAAAACGTCTGGCTACAATTCTTTTAAACAAACCGGTAGGCTATGTTTCCGCCCAACCGGAACCACCCTACCAGCCGGCGATCAAACTGATCACAGCACAAAATCAGTTCGGAAATTCCAAAACCCGCCTGAAAGAAGAACATTTCAAAGGTTTGGCTGTGGCCGGTCGCCTGGATATTGATTCCCAAGGCTTGCTGCTGTTTACGCAGGACGGACGAATCGCAAAAAAAATCATCGGCGAAGAATCCAAGGTCGAAAAAGAATACATCGTGCGTGTGCAAGGTCAGCTGCCACCGGATAAACTGAAGCTTTTGAATTTCGGTCTTTCTTTGGATGGCAAAAAGCTTAAACCTGCCAAAGTCGAATGGCTGAATGAAGATCAGCTGCGCTTTGTTTTGCAGGAAGGTAAAAAACGTCAGATCCGTCGCATGTGTGAACTGGTGGGCTTGAAAGTCACAGGCCTAAAACGTGTGCGCATTGGGAAAATCCGCCTGGGTCAGCTTCCTGAAGGCCAATGGCGCTTCCTTGAAGAGGACGAACGTCTTGATTAG
- a CDS encoding 6-carboxytetrahydropterin synthase, whose product MIITLKSPFSAAHFYAQPQWDEQKNRETFGRCYTQYGHGHNYVLEAGFHGQNENWQTQADHYQSVLNSLTTKLDHEHLNFVIPEFKTNIPTTENICLYFLEKLKSQVKAEEISYLRLYEMDNIWTEIRL is encoded by the coding sequence ATGATCATCACCCTTAAAAGCCCCTTTAGCGCCGCGCACTTTTATGCTCAACCCCAATGGGATGAACAAAAGAACCGCGAAACCTTTGGCCGCTGCTACACGCAGTACGGACATGGGCACAACTATGTGCTGGAAGCAGGCTTTCACGGTCAGAATGAAAACTGGCAGACGCAGGCCGATCATTATCAGTCTGTCCTGAATTCGTTGACGACAAAACTGGATCACGAGCATTTGAACTTCGTGATTCCGGAATTTAAAACAAACATTCCGACGACAGAAAACATCTGTCTGTATTTTCTGGAAAAACTAAAAAGTCAGGTGAAGGCCGAAGAAATTTCTTATCTGCGCCTTTACGAGATGGACAACATCTGGACGGAGATCCGCCTATGA
- a CDS encoding SDR family NAD(P)-dependent oxidoreductase, with translation MKKAVLITGASSGIGAATAIEFSKNGYFVYLMGRNKERLQDVALKCRSGASIVSCDLSDEAALNKRLGEVMGAKIHRVECVVNNAGIYESNTTDSGSDELWSRQFEVNMLGPLRIVRAFFPYFKEQGGGSIVNISSTLGLRPQGPTSAYSAVKAALVNWTESLALEGGPLNIRANCVCPGLVDTPIHQFHALPDDQKKETLDKMGGLQPLGRIGKPEDIARAVYFLGSDLSSWTTGAVLSVDGGINLT, from the coding sequence TTGAAAAAAGCCGTCCTTATCACTGGCGCCAGCAGTGGCATCGGTGCCGCCACCGCAATCGAATTTTCCAAAAACGGATACTTTGTCTATCTTATGGGTCGCAACAAAGAGCGCCTGCAGGACGTGGCTTTGAAATGCCGTAGCGGTGCTTCCATCGTCTCCTGTGATCTGTCTGATGAAGCGGCTTTGAACAAGCGCCTGGGTGAAGTCATGGGCGCAAAAATCCACCGCGTGGAATGCGTGGTGAACAATGCCGGCATCTATGAAAGCAACACCACTGACTCCGGATCCGATGAACTGTGGAGTCGCCAGTTTGAAGTTAACATGTTGGGACCATTGCGCATTGTTCGCGCTTTCTTCCCGTACTTCAAAGAACAAGGCGGCGGCAGTATCGTGAATATCTCCTCGACACTGGGACTGCGCCCTCAAGGCCCGACTTCCGCTTATTCAGCGGTGAAAGCCGCCTTGGTGAACTGGACAGAAAGTCTGGCTTTGGAAGGCGGACCTCTGAATATCCGCGCCAATTGCGTGTGCCCAGGCCTGGTCGACACCCCGATTCACCAGTTCCATGCTTTGCCGGACGATCAGAAAAAAGAGACCCTGGATAAAATGGGCGGTTTGCAACCCTTGGGTCGCATCGGAAAGCCTGAAGACATCGCGCGTGCGGTTTACTTCCTGGGCTCGGATCTTTCTTCCTGGACCACAGGGGCTGTGCTTTCTGTCGACGGCGGAATCAATCTGACATGA
- a CDS encoding EAL domain-containing protein, whose protein sequence is MNAAAQSVDIHKDQIIFSEGDAGDCAYIIEKGRVLIYITKDKEEIPLTILGEGEIFGEMALIDNQNRSASVRALEDVRLAIVTKQQVLERVSTADKVVQLLMRVLLKRLRRKNIGGPGGSRISEAEFDNSGAGDDGTQSALDQIKLENQIFQAFQNKEFELFYQPIVNLKNKTITGCEALLRWNSPQHGLVSPNLFIDIIENSSMVIPIGHWIINQALKDLRTIQDQLRLNKKDRMSDDFMMSINISGRQFTHSDFVNNLEDLREKHDLHTQNIKLEMTERIMMDGAIAIDALNQCRSLGYAISIDDFGTGFSGLQYLTQMPISFLKIDRSFVMKILSDPKSKAVVSSIIHLAHAMDIEVIAEGIEHHEEALVLETLGARFGQGYLFSKPVDLGRFLKLI, encoded by the coding sequence ATGAATGCAGCAGCTCAGTCCGTCGACATCCACAAAGATCAGATCATTTTCAGCGAAGGCGATGCAGGTGACTGCGCCTATATCATCGAAAAAGGACGGGTGCTGATTTACATCACCAAAGACAAAGAGGAAATTCCCTTAACTATCCTGGGTGAAGGCGAAATCTTTGGCGAAATGGCCCTGATCGACAATCAAAACCGCTCTGCCAGTGTGCGCGCTTTGGAAGATGTCCGTCTGGCCATCGTCACCAAACAACAGGTTTTGGAACGCGTTTCCACTGCTGACAAAGTCGTTCAGCTTTTGATGCGTGTATTGCTAAAACGCCTGCGCCGCAAAAACATCGGCGGCCCGGGTGGTTCCCGTATTTCTGAAGCTGAATTCGACAATTCAGGCGCGGGTGATGACGGAACTCAAAGTGCGCTGGATCAGATCAAACTTGAAAATCAGATTTTCCAGGCTTTCCAGAACAAGGAATTTGAACTGTTCTATCAGCCGATCGTGAATCTTAAAAACAAAACCATCACGGGCTGCGAGGCCCTTCTGCGCTGGAACTCCCCGCAGCATGGTTTGGTTTCCCCGAATCTTTTCATCGACATCATTGAAAACTCTTCGATGGTGATTCCGATTGGCCATTGGATTATCAATCAGGCCCTGAAAGACCTGCGCACCATTCAAGATCAGCTGCGTCTGAACAAAAAAGATCGCATGTCTGATGACTTCATGATGAGCATTAATATTTCCGGCCGTCAGTTCACGCATTCTGATTTCGTGAACAATCTGGAAGATCTGCGCGAAAAGCATGACCTGCACACCCAGAACATCAAACTTGAAATGACCGAAAGAATCATGATGGATGGCGCGATCGCCATTGATGCTCTAAACCAGTGCCGCAGCCTGGGCTATGCGATTTCCATCGATGATTTCGGAACCGGATTCTCGGGCCTGCAATACCTGACCCAGATGCCGATCAGTTTTCTGAAAATCGACCGTTCATTCGTAATGAAGATTCTGAGTGATCCAAAATCCAAAGCGGTCGTCAGCTCGATCATCCACTTGGCGCACGCCATGGATATCGAAGTCATCGCCGAAGGCATCGAACACCACGAAGAAGCGCTGGTGCTTGAAACTCTGGGCGCTCGTTTTGGCCAGGGGTATTTGTTCTCTAAACCCGTTGATCTGGGCCGCTTCCTGAAACTGATTTAA